From Pseudomonas fluorescens, one genomic window encodes:
- a CDS encoding response regulator encodes MNPSASVDEQSFRKLLSRNIGLPLAVGALSVVFFVALITYLMSTIQWVEHTDRVINNANEAVKLTVDLETGMRGYLLTGDEHFLDPYEIARPRIIVSLKTLQELTADNPVQVDRLRRLEAMQEQWNSYAQEMIELQRSSGDYRSEVRNGRGKRLTDEIRKQYEDVIDMEQQLRTARNEEVRRTTLWSISLYVLFIIAISGLLAYIGRRDLLSLSASYAANLAAQQKSARRLEQQAWLRSGQTQLAEQVLGQLSLNLLGRNILQFCGQYMGTAVAAVYVREDHGGLSRVATYGLSHEQETHEQALYNGEGIAGQAVQQGRIIRLDELPQDYFKVSSGLGDGLPRSVLVVPTRDDGRVNGVIELGFLRPLEERDIELVELIAGNIGTSIEAARYRQRLQEVLAETQQLNEELQVQQEELKTANEELEEQSRILKESQAHLETQQVELEQTNEQLAEQAETLAEQRDAMDLKNTELNQAQIQLEERAQELQRSSKYKSEFLANMSHELRTPLNSSLILAKLLAENPQENLSAEQVKFAESIYSAGNDLLNLINDILDISKVEAGKLEVRPENTSVARLVDGLRGMFEPLAADKHLAFTVQVQADAPSFLFTDRQRLEQVLKNLLSNAIKFTDQGTVSLVVSAQRGGGIAFAVRDSGIGIARDQHESIFEAFRQADGTTNRRFGGTGLGLSISRDLATLLGGTITVSSEPGQGSLFTLVLPEEFAENAEAPVAPLINEPLPLLPVARPPAPAEVKIARFADDRDLAPFNSRCILVVEDEANFAHILYDLAHELGYQCLVAHGADEGYDLASQFLPDAILLDMRLPDHSGLTVLQRLKEHPETRHIPVHVISVEDRVEAAMHMGAIGYAVKPTTREELKDVFARLEAKLTQKVKRVLLVEDDDLQRDSIARLIGDDDIEITAVGLAQEALELLRENIYDCMIIDLKLPDMLGNDLLKRMSCEEICSFPPVIVYTGRNLTRDEEAELRKYSRSIIIKGARSPERLLDEVTLFLHKVESRLSHERQRMLKTARSRDKVFEGRKVLLVDDDVRNIFALTSALEHKGAIVVIGRNGHEAIDRLNEVEDIDLVLMDVMMPEMDGFEATVEIRKDPRWRKLPIIAVTAKAMKDDQERCLQAGANDYLAKPIDLDRLFSLIRVWLPKMERI; translated from the coding sequence ATGAACCCTTCAGCATCCGTCGATGAGCAAAGCTTCCGCAAACTCCTGAGTCGCAACATTGGCTTACCCTTGGCGGTGGGCGCGCTCAGCGTGGTGTTTTTCGTGGCGCTGATCACCTATTTGATGTCGACCATCCAATGGGTCGAGCACACCGACCGGGTGATCAATAATGCTAATGAAGCGGTGAAACTGACCGTGGACCTGGAAACCGGCATGCGCGGCTATCTGCTGACCGGCGACGAGCATTTTCTCGACCCCTACGAAATTGCCCGCCCGCGCATCATCGTCTCGCTCAAGACCCTGCAGGAGCTGACTGCCGACAACCCGGTGCAGGTCGACCGCCTGCGCCGGCTCGAAGCCATGCAGGAGCAATGGAACAGCTACGCCCAGGAAATGATCGAGTTGCAGCGCAGCAGCGGCGATTACCGCTCCGAGGTGCGCAACGGCCGAGGCAAGCGCCTGACCGATGAAATCCGCAAGCAGTACGAAGATGTCATCGACATGGAGCAGCAGTTACGCACCGCGCGCAATGAAGAGGTGCGACGCACCACGCTCTGGAGCATTTCCCTGTACGTGCTGTTCATCATCGCGATCAGTGGTTTGCTGGCCTACATCGGTCGTCGCGACTTGCTCAGCCTGTCCGCCAGTTACGCTGCCAACCTGGCGGCCCAGCAAAAGAGCGCGCGACGCCTGGAGCAGCAAGCCTGGTTGCGCAGCGGCCAGACCCAACTGGCGGAGCAGGTGCTCGGCCAGCTGTCGCTGAATCTGCTGGGGCGCAATATCCTGCAGTTCTGCGGGCAATACATGGGCACTGCGGTCGCCGCGGTCTACGTGCGCGAAGACCACGGCGGCCTCAGTCGAGTGGCGACCTATGGCTTGTCGCACGAACAGGAAACGCATGAGCAGGCGCTCTACAACGGCGAAGGCATTGCCGGGCAAGCGGTCCAACAGGGACGAATCATTCGTCTGGACGAGCTGCCGCAGGACTACTTCAAAGTCAGTTCCGGGCTCGGAGACGGCCTGCCGCGCAGTGTGCTGGTGGTGCCCACCCGCGATGACGGGCGAGTCAACGGGGTGATCGAACTGGGGTTCCTGCGTCCCCTGGAAGAGCGCGACATCGAGTTGGTGGAGTTGATTGCCGGCAACATCGGCACCTCGATCGAGGCCGCGCGCTACCGCCAGCGCCTGCAGGAAGTGCTGGCCGAGACCCAGCAGCTCAACGAAGAGTTGCAGGTGCAACAGGAAGAACTCAAGACCGCCAACGAAGAGCTGGAAGAGCAATCGCGGATTCTCAAGGAGTCCCAGGCCCATCTGGAAACCCAGCAGGTGGAGTTGGAGCAGACCAACGAACAACTCGCCGAGCAGGCCGAAACCCTGGCCGAGCAGCGCGACGCCATGGACCTGAAAAATACCGAGCTCAACCAGGCGCAGATTCAGCTTGAAGAGCGTGCGCAGGAGCTGCAGCGCTCCAGCAAGTACAAATCCGAATTCCTCGCCAACATGTCCCACGAACTGCGCACGCCGCTCAACAGTTCGCTGATCCTGGCCAAGTTGCTGGCCGAGAACCCCCAGGAAAACCTCAGCGCCGAACAAGTGAAGTTCGCCGAGTCGATCTACTCGGCCGGCAACGACTTGCTCAACCTGATCAACGACATTCTCGACATTTCCAAGGTCGAAGCCGGCAAGTTGGAGGTACGCCCGGAAAACACCAGCGTCGCGCGCCTTGTAGATGGTTTGCGCGGGATGTTCGAACCCCTGGCTGCCGACAAGCACCTGGCGTTCACCGTGCAGGTGCAGGCGGACGCACCGTCCTTCCTGTTCACTGATCGCCAACGCCTGGAGCAGGTCCTGAAAAACCTGCTGTCCAACGCCATCAAATTCACCGACCAGGGCACCGTCAGCCTGGTGGTCAGCGCCCAGCGTGGCGGCGGCATTGCTTTCGCCGTACGAGATTCGGGAATTGGCATTGCCCGCGATCAGCACGAAAGTATTTTCGAAGCCTTCCGCCAGGCCGATGGCACCACCAACCGTCGCTTCGGCGGCACCGGCCTGGGGCTGTCGATTTCCCGTGACCTGGCGACCTTGCTCGGGGGCACCATTACGGTCAGCAGCGAGCCGGGGCAGGGCAGTCTGTTTACCCTGGTGCTGCCTGAAGAGTTCGCTGAAAACGCCGAGGCGCCGGTGGCGCCGTTGATCAACGAGCCACTGCCTCTGCTACCCGTGGCACGACCGCCCGCGCCGGCTGAAGTGAAGATTGCGCGTTTTGCCGATGACCGTGACCTGGCGCCGTTCAACAGCCGCTGCATCCTGGTGGTGGAGGACGAAGCCAATTTCGCGCACATCCTCTACGACCTGGCCCATGAACTGGGCTACCAATGCCTGGTGGCCCATGGCGCCGACGAAGGTTACGACCTGGCCAGCCAGTTCCTACCCGACGCCATTCTGCTGGACATGCGCCTGCCGGACCACTCCGGACTGACCGTGCTGCAGCGCCTCAAGGAACATCCCGAGACCCGGCATATCCCGGTGCATGTAATCTCGGTCGAGGACCGTGTCGAAGCGGCCATGCACATGGGCGCCATCGGCTATGCCGTGAAGCCGACCACCCGCGAGGAACTCAAGGATGTGTTTGCGCGCCTGGAAGCCAAGCTGACGCAGAAGGTCAAGCGTGTGTTGCTGGTCGAGGATGATGACCTGCAACGCGACAGCATTGCCCGGCTGATTGGCGACGATGACATCGAAATCACTGCCGTCGGCCTGGCCCAGGAGGCCCTGGAGCTGCTGCGCGAGAACATTTACGACTGCATGATTATCGACCTCAAGCTGCCGGACATGCTCGGCAACGACCTGCTCAAGCGCATGTCCTGCGAGGAAATCTGCTCGTTCCCGCCGGTGATCGTCTACACCGGACGCAACCTGACCCGTGATGAGGAGGCGGAGCTGCGCAAGTATTCGCGCTCGATCATCATCAAGGGCGCACGTTCGCCGGAGCGATTGCTCGATGAAGTGACATTATTTCTGCACAAAGTCGAATCGCGGTTGTCCCATGAGCGCCAACGCATGCTCAAGACCGCTCGCAGCCGCGACAAAGTCTTCGAGGGGCGCAAGGTGCTGCTGGTGGACGACGATGTGCGCAACATCTTCGCCCTCACCAGCGCCCTGGAGCACAAGGGCGCGATCGTGGTCATTGGGCGTAACGGTCATGAGGCGATCGACAGACTTAATGAGGTCGAGGACATCGACCTGGTACTGATGGACGTGATGATGCCGGAGATGGACGGTTTTGAAGCGACGGTGGAGATCCGCAAGGATCCGCGCTGGCGCAAACTGCCGATCATCGCCGTGACCGCCAAGGCCATGAAGGACGATCAGGAGCGCTGCTTGCAGGCCGGAGCCAACGATTACCTGGCCAAGCCGATTGACCTGGACCGGTTGTTCTCGCTGATTCGCGTGTGGCTGCCGAAGATGGAAAGAATTTAG
- a CDS encoding response regulator, whose protein sequence is MSNANPTLLVVEDDDIVRMLIVDVLEELEFQALEADDGEAALAILRDPDKTIDLMMTDVGLPDIDGKELAKQARALRPALPILFASGYAETIDVPDGMHVIGKPFSIDQLRDKVRSILATP, encoded by the coding sequence ATGTCTAACGCCAATCCCACTCTCCTTGTAGTCGAAGACGATGACATCGTGCGCATGCTGATCGTCGATGTGCTGGAAGAACTTGAATTCCAGGCACTGGAAGCCGACGACGGTGAAGCGGCATTGGCGATACTGCGCGACCCCGACAAAACGATCGACTTGATGATGACCGATGTCGGCCTGCCGGACATCGATGGCAAAGAGCTCGCCAAGCAGGCCCGCGCACTGCGCCCGGCCCTGCCAATCCTGTTCGCCAGCGGTTATGCCGAGACCATCGATGTACCTGACGGAATGCACGTGATTGGCAAGCCGTTCTCCATCGATCAATTGCGCGACAAGGTCAGGAGCATCCTGGCAACGCCTTGA
- a CDS encoding glycosyltransferase produces MSQSRATRVLVIGYVWPEPRSSAASGHVMQILETFLKAGWDITFSSPAGPGEHKADLQAMGIRECAIELNNSSFDRFVSELAPDIVLFDQFMMEEQFGWRVEKHCPDAVRVLETSDLQSLRHARHQRLKDRLKASDDQDDFSSLFAPALAQEFALMADTDLARREIAALFRCDLNLMISEVEIQLLLEHFSLPASALHWCPLMLDPPSADFVPFEDRAHFLSIGNFRHAPNWDAVLWMKNAVWPLIRQQLPGAQLHIYGAYTPPKATALHNAAQGFHIMNWAEDALQVMSAARICLAPLRFGAGIKGKIVDAMLCGTPNVTTPVGAEAMAGDMPWPGAIAESAQGLADAAVRLYQDQSLWQQAQSAGVEVLNGRYRQDVHGPALINRLQHCREHLTEQRQANFMGGMLRHHQHKSTQYMSQWIEEKNRNNA; encoded by the coding sequence ATGAGTCAGTCTCGCGCAACCAGGGTCCTGGTCATTGGTTACGTCTGGCCCGAGCCGCGCTCGTCCGCCGCCAGCGGGCATGTCATGCAGATACTCGAGACGTTCCTCAAGGCCGGCTGGGACATCACCTTCAGCAGCCCCGCCGGACCCGGCGAGCACAAGGCCGACCTGCAGGCGATGGGCATTCGCGAATGCGCCATCGAGCTCAACAACAGCAGTTTCGACCGCTTCGTCAGCGAACTGGCGCCGGACATCGTGCTGTTCGACCAGTTCATGATGGAGGAGCAGTTCGGCTGGCGCGTGGAGAAACATTGCCCGGACGCCGTGCGCGTGCTGGAAACCTCGGACCTGCAAAGCCTGCGGCATGCCCGCCATCAGCGCTTGAAAGACCGACTCAAGGCCAGCGATGACCAGGACGACTTCAGTTCACTGTTCGCCCCGGCCCTGGCGCAAGAGTTCGCACTGATGGCGGACACCGACCTGGCCCGCCGGGAAATCGCCGCGCTGTTTCGCTGCGACCTCAACCTGATGATCTCGGAAGTCGAGATTCAGTTGCTGCTGGAACACTTCAGCCTGCCGGCCAGCGCCCTGCACTGGTGCCCGTTGATGCTCGATCCGCCGAGCGCAGACTTCGTACCTTTTGAGGATCGCGCGCACTTCCTGAGCATCGGTAATTTCCGCCACGCGCCGAACTGGGATGCGGTGCTATGGATGAAGAACGCCGTGTGGCCGCTGATCCGTCAGCAATTGCCCGGCGCCCAGTTGCATATCTATGGCGCCTACACCCCGCCCAAGGCCACGGCCCTGCACAATGCTGCCCAGGGTTTTCACATCATGAACTGGGCCGAGGACGCCTTGCAGGTGATGTCGGCAGCGCGCATCTGCCTGGCGCCGCTGCGCTTCGGGGCCGGGATCAAGGGCAAGATTGTCGACGCCATGCTGTGTGGCACACCGAATGTCACCACCCCGGTCGGTGCCGAAGCCATGGCTGGCGACATGCCCTGGCCGGGCGCGATCGCCGAAAGCGCGCAAGGCCTGGCCGACGCCGCGGTGCGCCTGTACCAGGACCAAAGCCTGTGGCAGCAGGCGCAGAGCGCGGGCGTCGAAGTGTTGAACGGGCGTTATCGTCAGGACGTGCATGGGCCGGCGCTGATCAACCGCTTGCAGCACTGCCGCGAGCACCTGACTGAACAGCGCCAAGCGAACTTTATGGGTGGCATGCTGCGCCATCATCAGCACAAGAGCACCCAGTACATGTCCCAGTGGATCGAAGAGAAGAACCGCAATAACGCCTGA